TAGGAATAGCGGGTCGTGTTCACGGGCATGGCCTACACCGAAACGCCAGGTTCGGTCCGAATCCGAACTGACGATGGGAACGAGTGGCGGTTCGACGCCATTCAGAAAGCCGCGAAGTTCTACGACTGTAACCGATCGAACGCGATCGCGTTCGCGTGCAATGACGTCGACGGACTCGTGAGTGCAGCCCGACGTGTTCTCGAGCGGGACGACCTGACGCTCGAGCAGCGCCGGGAGATTGCCGAGACGCTGAGCACGCGAGCCGTCAGCTTTGACGTCGGGACCGAGGTTTCGATCGAGACAAAAGGAGAAATGTGATCCACTGGTCCCGCATCTGCACTCGCAAAGCAGAGGAAAAGCGTTGAAAGCGTTATTGACGAGCATCGAAACCACTTCTCTGCCTGAATCTCGAATTCGCTTGAGCCGAGCCTTCGAGAACATCGATCTCGACCAAGTGTCTTTTCATCAGTTAACGACGTCAGTGTTCGAGCGTAATGTTCTCTCTTGTTCTTGCTGGTATTGAAAATGACTGTACGCGTCGCTGGCCGGTGTAGTCGCCGATAAAAATGAAATCGCAAGGGCCGGAACGAATTCCGGTAGTTCTACAGCTTAGTTCTGGCGGCGGAGTGCCAGCATGGCGGCTGCGAGCAGTGCGAGTGCAGCGACAGCAGCGCCGAAGCCGGGCGTTCCGTCCGAGTCGCCGGTGTCGTCGCCGTCGTCGTCGCCGGTGTCGTCTTCAGAGTCACCGTCGTCGCCGGTGCCGTCGTCGCCGTCACCGTCGTCGCCGGTGTCGTCTTTCTTCTCTTCTTCGACGGTCAGGGTACCGGACTTCTCGGTTTCACCGTCGACGAGCAGTTCCCAGCTGTACTCACCAGCTTCGTCAAGCGTGGAGGCGAAGGAGGCCACGTCCTTGGACGCGCCACCCTCGAGTTCGACCTCGCCGCTGTCCACGGTCTCGCCGTTGAAGGTAAACTCGTAGGACGCGTTACCGGTCTCTTCGCCGCCGTTCTCGACCGAGATGGACCCTGTGACCTCGTCACCGGGCTTCGCGGTTTCGGGGGCGTCGACGCTCCACTGGAGGTCAGCCGGTTTCGGCTTGTCACCAGCGATGAAGGCGCCTTCCGTGCTGTGTTCTGCACCGTCGACCGTCGCCTTGACGGTGCGGATGTTCTCGCCAGCCTCGTGGCTGCTGAGGTCGAACGTCGTGGTCATCACACCGTCGGCGTCGACTTCAGACTCGGCGGTGTAGATGTCTGCGGTTGCACGCAGGCGGAAGGTACCTTCCGTGCCGGGTGCAACGTTCGTTTCGGCGGTGAGCTGCTCTTCCGCGCTGTTTCCAACGACGAGGCGCTCGTCGTCGTTGTAGCTACCGGCCAGTTCGATGTTCCGCTGTTCGACATCGAACTCTGCGTTGGCCATTTCGCTCTCGCCGTCAGCAACGTACGCGCTAGCGTCGGTCACGTGGAACGAGGCGTTCCACGTCTCGCCAGCGTCAAGCGTTTCGCCGGCGGGTCCTTCGATCGTGTTGACCGGAACGAGGACGTAGAACGTGTCCTCGTCTTCGTTAACGACGATGTCGTAGCTACCACTCGTCTCGTCGCTGAGGGAGAAGCTGTCTGCGGAGCCGTAGCGCGGCGTGGCGGTGTCGTTGAAGTTGAACTCGAGACCCTCTTCACCAGTCCAGTCACCGTTGTTGTCGAACGCGTAGCCGTAGATACCGGATGCTTCGACTTCGGTGACCAGGTAGTCGCCCGTTGCGACGTAGTCGCGCTCCGTGGCGGAGTCGGCGACCGTCTCAGCGTCGAGGTCGTCTGCGTCAGTGATGTCGGACGGTGCGACCCACGTGGTCATGTCGCCGGTCGATCGCTCGGTGAAGAGCATGATCGCGGCGTCCGTTTCGGGACCACCGTTCGTAACGCCGACTTCCAGTTCGTAGTCACCGTTGAGGAGACGCGTGTCGGTCCAAGTGTTGGAACTGTCAACTTTGTCACCATCGAGGTACTCCGTGACAGTTACGTCAGAGGTAATGTCGTTACCCTCGTCGTCCTCGGCAGTGACGAGAGTCTCGCCATCGTGACCTGCTGCGTACGAGTTGAACTCGAACGTCACGTTTTCCGTGTCATCAACACCCGAGACCTGGATGTTGGCTTTGTAGTAGTCTTCTGAGTCGGTGACGTTGACCCAGAGGTTGTCAGTCGCTTCGTGCTCGACGGTGAACTCGCCGACGTCACCGATTTGCTCTTCGTAGGTGTTCGAGTCGAAGCTCGCGGTGGCGTCAGTGTCAGAGTTCGTGATTTCAGCGGTGTCTTCTGCCGTGGTGTCGGCAACTTCGACCGTGAACACGTAGTCGCCAACTTCCTTGTTGGAGAAGTCAGCGGTGACGCTGTCGCCTTCACCGGCATCGTTGACGGTGACTGCGACCTTGTCCATGTCTTCGACCTGCGTATTGTCGCCGAAGATGTCTTCGAGGTCGTCCGCACTGACCGACTCGTTGTCGTACTCAGCGCTGATGTGGAGGGTGACATCCTCACTATTTCGTGGGACGTCACTGACGTCCTCGTAGTTGAGGTTAACTTCGCCACCGTTGACGACGCCGTTCTCGAATTCGGCGTCGATCTGGTGCTCGTTCACCCAGAACGTGCCGGTAGAGGTGTCGTTCTCACCGTGCTCGATCGAGTATCGACCAGGGTCAAGATCGGTCGTGTCGAACTTGGCAGAACCGCTCTCGACACGGAGGTTTTTGACGACTTCGTCGCCCTGGACGAGGTCAGCGGGCGATTCTAGGTTGGTGACTTTGACTGTTTGACCAGCCCAGACGTCATCTTCGTCGATACTATTTGCGTCGAGTTGTGTGTCGAAATCGCTGCTCGCAACGGCGGCACCCGAGAAGGAAGCCGTCATCGCGACAACGGAAAGTACCATAAGCGCGGCCAGGAACGCGGCACGTCCCTTTTCGCGATAGGTCGTTTCGCTTGTCATGTGTTGTGTGATTATTTCGTGTTGAGTAGTTCGCGCACGATTCGCCTGGAGAGTGGACCAACCACCGAGATTACCGTCGTGATGGTAAGCCCACACCGGGTAGGGGTATCTGAGGAGTCTTTACGCTCCTGGCATAAGTCTTGTGTTTCGGAATGTGAGTTCTCGTGGAAATTCCCTACCAAAAAGCAATCTCAAGACTTGTACGTACCAATTAGCACATTTTGATTCAACGACTGGTCACTAGGGTGATCATATGCTGGCCAGCTACCAAAGAAGTGTGTTCGCGCGTAGGCACGCATACGGGTAGTACCACTTCCTACCCTCAATACGAGGGATTACTCCACTTCGCATCGCGGAAACCGGGTAGGGCCAGTTTTTGCCGGTACGGATGGTGTCTTTACGATGTTTCCAGAGCCAGTGGCTTCGGATTAGTTCACCGGCGACGCTTCCGGATCGCCATCTCCTCATCGACAGTGACAGGATCGCACGCAAACTCATCGGCGATTCGGTAGTATTCGAGGATGTACCGAACGTCACCGTTGATTGCGTCGTGATCTTCGAGCTCCGATTCTACGATCTCGTCGCTGAGGGACTCATAGAGTTCCCTGATTGAGATATCATCAAGACGCGCGCCTTGCTCGCCAATCGAGTAGCGGCGGTTCGGAAATTGCTCGAAGTGATCGCGGTCGATCACCCAGTGAATCCCGGACTTTCGCTGTTCGTAGACGACGGTTTCGCATTTGTGCAGTTCTCGTTCACCGAGGTAATGGAGGATCCAGTCGTATACCTCCCTTGGGGCTGCTGACTGGATGAGATTCCGACTGGAGAAGTCAATCCCTTCCAGTGCGTTGCGGTTCTCCTCGACGAAGACCTCGGCAGCTGCGCGTTCGTCCCCTGTGAGATAGTACACCGTCGTAAAGGACCCATTCGTAGCTGGCTGTGTCTGATCAGTCGTTCTGCGGACACTGATTCTTTGGAGGTCCTGTCGCTCGTCGAAATTTAGATCGCCAACGTTGATCCCTGTCTGAGGGCGCTCAGCGAGACGTTCGTATAGACTGGTCACACAGTCTGAGCACTGACGTGGACTTCTATGAATTTGTCTTTATTGGCCTCGGTCCTGCTGCGATGACGTAGGGTCTGCCGTTCGTGGCTTTCCAGAGGAAATACCATCTAAAAGTCGACGTGAGTGACCTCGTAGTCCGTCGACTGACCCACAATAGCGGTCAGGCCAATAGTGGAATGTTTCAAGAGAGCCGTTAGAACACGTCCGTAATGGAAATCTTCGCCTGTTCTGTCCCCCGGTGATCGCCACCCCCGTGCCACCGAAGTAACGGGAGGTCGGCCGATCGAACCATCTTATCTCGTAGAATCGTCAGCCCACTACGCCCATGCGGGCGATACACCACGAAGCAGTACCAGCCGTCGTGCCGCCGCAGTTTCTCGTGATACTTCCGATAGACCTTGAAGTTCCCCGGCTGGCCGTTGGCGTGTTCGTGCATCGTCGACTTGATCTCGACCGGCGTGCCGTTCCCGAACCGGGCGTCGTGCCAGCTGCACCGCGCGAGTTCGAACCGACGCTTCTTCGCCATCCGCTTCTCGACGATCGTGCCGAA
The nucleotide sequence above comes from Halosolutus halophilus. Encoded proteins:
- a CDS encoding DUF7692 domain-containing protein — encoded protein: MAYTETPGSVRIRTDDGNEWRFDAIQKAAKFYDCNRSNAIAFACNDVDGLVSAARRVLERDDLTLEQRREIAETLSTRAVSFDVGTEVSIETKGEM
- a CDS encoding BGTF surface domain-containing protein, whose protein sequence is MTSETTYREKGRAAFLAALMVLSVVAMTASFSGAAVASSDFDTQLDANSIDEDDVWAGQTVKVTNLESPADLVQGDEVVKNLRVESGSAKFDTTDLDPGRYSIEHGENDTSTGTFWVNEHQIDAEFENGVVNGGEVNLNYEDVSDVPRNSEDVTLHISAEYDNESVSADDLEDIFGDNTQVEDMDKVAVTVNDAGEGDSVTADFSNKEVGDYVFTVEVADTTAEDTAEITNSDTDATASFDSNTYEEQIGDVGEFTVEHEATDNLWVNVTDSEDYYKANIQVSGVDDTENVTFEFNSYAAGHDGETLVTAEDDEGNDITSDVTVTEYLDGDKVDSSNTWTDTRLLNGDYELEVGVTNGGPETDAAIMLFTERSTGDMTTWVAPSDITDADDLDAETVADSATERDYVATGDYLVTEVEASGIYGYAFDNNGDWTGEEGLEFNFNDTATPRYGSADSFSLSDETSGSYDIVVNEDEDTFYVLVPVNTIEGPAGETLDAGETWNASFHVTDASAYVADGESEMANAEFDVEQRNIELAGSYNDDERLVVGNSAEEQLTAETNVAPGTEGTFRLRATADIYTAESEVDADGVMTTTFDLSSHEAGENIRTVKATVDGAEHSTEGAFIAGDKPKPADLQWSVDAPETAKPGDEVTGSISVENGGEETGNASYEFTFNGETVDSGEVELEGGASKDVASFASTLDEAGEYSWELLVDGETEKSGTLTVEEEKKDDTGDDGDGDDGTGDDGDSEDDTGDDDGDDTGDSDGTPGFGAAVAALALLAAAMLALRRQN